In Lacrimispora indolis DSM 755, a genomic segment contains:
- a CDS encoding glutaredoxin codes for MKVTMYGAEICPDCVKAKKSLTVLSDIEFEYKNIIGDTATLKEFLAYRDNHSIFQEVKESGRIGIPFFILENGEKTFEIDKYVTIPAEAEKMESPVSFCSIDKKGQC; via the coding sequence ATGAAAGTAACCATGTATGGGGCGGAAATTTGTCCTGATTGCGTTAAGGCTAAAAAAAGCTTAACAGTACTTAGTGATATTGAGTTTGAATACAAGAACATTATTGGTGACACAGCTACTTTAAAGGAATTTTTAGCTTACCGGGATAACCATAGTATTTTCCAGGAAGTTAAGGAATCAGGAAGAATAGGAATACCGTTTTTTATATTGGAAAATGGCGAAAAAACTTTTGAGATCGATAAGTATGTAACTATTCCTGCTGAAGCCGAAAAAATGGAGAGTCCTGTCTCTTTTTGTTCTATTGATAAAAAAGGGCAATGCTGA
- a CDS encoding sigma 54-interacting transcriptional regulator, whose protein sequence is MKKSIAVIALDPFAGKAYARQVRSVFGERAVVRNYSMMDGTAANMEPCDLFMGSTDAFDAMGDPDRYIPPEAQRMEIQVTYLKEAVRRLEEIPKGTKVLYVNITEVMAREAVTQLEQLGITHLKFILYAPGSKLTEMAEIAVTPDEERYVPSGISTIINLGQRTCSSDTMIEAAFRLGFDDLLEEVEFKRYQESVCTNTYYFDEMFNRSRRLESQFDILMEVLDQGVIAVNEHGEIYAVNKNAADITRVPENLGISKAGEEVFPYIPFRRCLEEKKETSPQVVRVAGNLVSLYVRPVLRRDACVGAFAILQKFNEMERRQNELRVQLMKKGQGHRAKYCFDDVIGQSAPILKTKFILNKMAGTESPVLLIGETGTGKELFAHSVHNASKRRDQPFVAINCAAMPENLLESELFGYEEGAFTGAKKGGRPGLFEFAHQGTLFLDEVEGMSPALQVKLLRVLQEREIMRVGGNQIIHVDVRIVAATNEELEQKVAEGTFRQDLYYRLNALPVLIPPLREREEDVFLILDSFRKELGGSFRLSDDIKELFREYEWPGNIRELRNVVDYLCFTGHTVITIDDLPPVFRIRKNRQEVNGIKGEELNPRTSTKPSRYETILHTPTQQEQVILEILYDAERRGQSIGREKILLEAQMREIKLTQPQVRKILGRLEENGYVTVTKGRGGSNITKKGVDWITN, encoded by the coding sequence ATGAAAAAAAGTATTGCGGTTATTGCATTGGATCCATTTGCTGGAAAAGCATATGCCAGGCAGGTGCGGTCAGTATTTGGGGAACGGGCCGTTGTACGAAACTACAGCATGATGGATGGAACGGCAGCAAATATGGAACCCTGCGATCTTTTTATGGGCTCAACGGATGCCTTTGACGCCATGGGGGATCCGGACCGGTATATTCCGCCTGAAGCACAGCGGATGGAAATTCAGGTTACTTATTTAAAGGAAGCTGTTCGCCGTCTGGAAGAGATTCCAAAGGGCACGAAGGTCCTTTACGTTAATATCACTGAGGTCATGGCAAGGGAAGCAGTGACGCAGCTGGAACAGCTGGGAATTACTCATTTAAAATTTATTCTCTATGCTCCGGGAAGCAAACTGACTGAAATGGCAGAGATTGCTGTTACTCCGGATGAAGAGCGCTATGTGCCCAGTGGAATTTCCACAATTATAAACCTGGGACAGAGAACCTGCTCGTCTGATACAATGATAGAGGCTGCATTCCGGCTTGGTTTTGACGATTTGCTGGAAGAAGTTGAATTTAAACGTTATCAGGAGTCGGTTTGCACCAATACCTACTATTTTGATGAGATGTTTAACCGTTCCAGGAGACTGGAGAGCCAGTTTGATATTCTCATGGAAGTACTTGATCAGGGAGTGATCGCTGTAAATGAACATGGAGAAATCTATGCGGTCAACAAAAATGCTGCCGATATCACCCGGGTGCCTGAAAATCTCGGCATTTCAAAGGCGGGAGAGGAAGTGTTTCCCTATATACCGTTCCGGAGATGCTTAGAAGAGAAAAAGGAAACGAGTCCCCAGGTTGTAAGAGTTGCAGGTAATTTAGTCAGCCTTTACGTGCGCCCGGTGTTAAGGCGGGATGCCTGTGTCGGCGCATTTGCCATTTTGCAGAAGTTTAATGAGATGGAGCGCCGTCAGAACGAGCTGCGGGTTCAATTGATGAAAAAAGGCCAGGGGCATAGGGCTAAATATTGTTTTGACGATGTGATCGGGCAGTCTGCCCCCATATTAAAGACTAAATTTATTTTAAATAAAATGGCCGGTACGGAATCTCCGGTTTTGTTAATTGGAGAAACCGGGACCGGTAAGGAGCTGTTTGCCCACTCCGTTCATAACGCATCAAAGCGAAGGGACCAGCCTTTTGTGGCGATCAACTGTGCGGCTATGCCGGAGAATTTATTGGAGAGTGAGCTGTTCGGTTATGAAGAAGGGGCCTTTACAGGAGCGAAAAAGGGAGGCCGTCCGGGTCTGTTTGAATTCGCCCATCAGGGGACTCTGTTTTTAGACGAAGTGGAAGGCATGAGCCCGGCCCTGCAGGTAAAGCTGCTCCGTGTTTTGCAGGAACGTGAAATTATGCGGGTCGGCGGAAATCAAATTATCCATGTTGACGTGCGGATCGTAGCTGCAACCAATGAAGAGCTTGAACAAAAAGTAGCGGAAGGCACTTTCAGGCAGGATCTTTATTACAGACTGAATGCCTTGCCGGTGTTAATCCCGCCCCTTCGGGAGAGAGAGGAAGATGTATTTTTAATTCTGGACAGTTTTCGAAAAGAGCTGGGGGGAAGCTTTCGGCTAAGTGATGATATTAAAGAACTGTTCCGGGAATATGAATGGCCGGGAAATATACGGGAGCTGCGCAATGTTGTGGATTATTTGTGTTTTACCGGTCATACGGTAATAACAATTGATGATCTGCCTCCGGTTTTTCGTATACGTAAAAACAGACAGGAGGTAAACGGGATCAAAGGGGAAGAGCTGAATCCACGGACTTCAACAAAGCCTTCCCGATATGAAACTATATTGCACACACCCACCCAGCAGGAGCAGGTGATCCTGGAAATTCTTTACGACGCAGAGCGTAGAGGACAATCCATTGGACGGGAAAAAATTCTGCTGGAGGCGCAGATGCGTGAAATAAAGTTAACTCAGCCTCAGGTGCGCAAAATATTAGGCAGGTTAGAGGAAAACGGTTACGTAACTGTTACAAAAGGCAGAGGCGGAAGCAATATTACCAAAAAGGGAGTTGATTGGATAACTAATTAA
- a CDS encoding NAD-dependent epimerase/dehydratase family protein: MDNQSNEKNIVYLVTGIAGNLGSSVAARLLEDGKKVRGLVLKGDPAAARVPGEVEICIGDVTDTESLERFFTGKG, encoded by the coding sequence ATGGATAATCAAAGCAATGAAAAAAATATAGTTTACCTTGTGACAGGGATTGCCGGCAATCTGGGAAGCAGTGTAGCGGCAAGGCTTCTGGAAGATGGTAAAAAAGTGCGCGGCCTTGTTTTAAAGGGCGATCCTGCGGCTGCACGTGTGCCGGGGGAAGTTGAGATATGCATTGGCGACGTGACTGATACAGAGAGTCTGGAACGTTTTTTTACTGGAAAAGGATGA
- a CDS encoding DUF3877 family protein yields MQIQYESAFKGLENHIIEVIKEEQIKIGYRSEIIRLYYPIESICNLLGTSYTVTELFKVLDQFCEFVKERLGIVEYSNTETRFCFTIPPKGVDYVHESIDENYFLRDFIEKISIHDCSLEDLLNIFYKYSSNVVCEKMNNGEFDYLIYFTDGKPDAYRYCIKFEDCHTIYHRFIKADYENFGF; encoded by the coding sequence ATGCAGATTCAATACGAATCAGCCTTTAAAGGCTTAGAGAATCATATAATTGAAGTCATAAAAGAAGAGCAGATTAAAATTGGTTATAGAAGCGAAATAATAAGATTGTATTACCCCATTGAATCGATTTGTAATCTGTTAGGTACATCTTATACTGTCACGGAGTTGTTTAAGGTTTTGGATCAATTCTGTGAATTTGTAAAGGAACGGTTAGGAATAGTGGAGTACTCCAATACAGAAACAAGATTTTGCTTTACCATTCCTCCAAAGGGAGTTGACTATGTTCATGAAAGCATTGATGAAAACTATTTTTTAAGAGATTTTATTGAAAAAATAAGCATACATGATTGTTCACTGGAGGATCTGCTGAATATATTTTATAAATACTCAAGTAATGTTGTTTGTGAAAAGATGAACAATGGTGAATTTGATTACTTAATATATTTTACAGATGGGAAGCCGGATGCTTACAGGTATTGTATAAAATTTGAAGACTGCCATACTATTTATCACCGATTTATTAAAGCCGATTATGAGAATTTCGGTTTTTAA
- a CDS encoding CPC_1213 family protein, whose protein sequence is MSRDNSKKSTKNHKKEDGTFHSKHINHNPQAESARAVFGLKADNSKDKES, encoded by the coding sequence ATGAGCAGAGATAATTCTAAAAAAAGCACAAAAAATCATAAAAAAGAAGATGGTACTTTTCATTCAAAACATATTAATCACAACCCGCAAGCAGAAAGCGCGCGAGCCGTATTTGGATTGAAAGCAGATAATTCAAAAGATAAAGAATCTTAG
- a CDS encoding NmrA family NAD(P)-binding protein, translating to MNIVLGATGQIGFMLANNLFKKGRPVRAVVRDETKAQELKKMGIEVFVADYHDKEALIKAFHNGKTAFLLTPENPAAENQLEEVRLVIDNYREAIKASGIQKIVGLSSMGAQHESGTGNLIASYLLEHAFDGLHMEQIFVRPAYYYSNWMGNLELIRTQGILPTFFPLEMKLSMISPIDVAEFLADVMIREAPQERIYEVCGPCDYSSLDIAGIFGKVFNKEVALQQISPDEWKCTLEQAGFSSDGIINFMHMTKAVIDGKTNSDTSGPVHLFMDFQTFLERTV from the coding sequence ATGAATATTGTTTTAGGGGCTACAGGACAGATAGGGTTCATGTTGGCAAATAACCTTTTTAAGAAAGGCCGGCCGGTACGGGCTGTTGTTAGAGACGAGACAAAAGCCCAGGAATTAAAAAAGATGGGGATTGAAGTTTTTGTCGCAGATTATCATGATAAAGAAGCATTAATAAAGGCTTTTCATAATGGCAAAACCGCTTTTTTATTAACGCCTGAAAATCCAGCCGCTGAAAATCAACTGGAGGAAGTACGACTGGTGATCGATAATTATCGGGAGGCCATAAAGGCCTCTGGCATTCAAAAAATTGTTGGTCTGTCTTCTATGGGGGCTCAGCATGAATCAGGTACAGGAAATCTGATCGCATCTTACTTATTGGAACATGCATTTGATGGACTTCATATGGAGCAGATTTTTGTCAGACCTGCATATTACTATAGCAATTGGATGGGAAATCTGGAATTAATAAGAACGCAGGGGATCTTGCCGACCTTTTTTCCGTTAGAAATGAAATTATCAATGATTTCTCCCATTGATGTTGCAGAGTTTTTAGCTGATGTCATGATTCGGGAAGCGCCCCAGGAACGAATATACGAAGTCTGTGGCCCTTGTGATTATAGCTCCCTGGATATAGCAGGAATATTTGGGAAAGTATTCAATAAGGAGGTTGCATTACAGCAAATTTCACCTGATGAATGGAAATGTACGTTAGAGCAAGCGGGTTTTTCATCGGATGGGATAATAAATTTTATGCATATGACAAAGGCTGTAATTGATGGAAAGACAAATAGTGATACCTCTGGTCCGGTTCATCTTTTTATGGATTTTCAAACATTTCTGGAGCGAACCGTGTGA
- a CDS encoding SOS response-associated peptidase, translating to MCGRYYIEIDNIELNSIIAEVEKKATVKTGEIYPTNTVPVLSPNGTMTAMRWGFPRYDNKGEVINARSETAAEKNMFRYPMMEGRCLIPASWYFEWEKRGSKKIKYALAAPDNRPVWLAGLSRRDAKTGDSLFVILTRPAWSGISFIHDRMPVILPKEIHDEWLFGHDPKGTMNRASDEVRYRLE from the coding sequence ATGTGCGGCAGATATTATATTGAAATAGACAATATTGAACTGAATTCCATTATTGCAGAAGTCGAAAAAAAAGCGACCGTTAAAACCGGAGAAATATATCCAACAAACACTGTGCCTGTTTTGTCGCCAAACGGAACCATGACGGCAATGCGCTGGGGTTTTCCAAGGTATGACAATAAAGGGGAAGTCATTAACGCCCGAAGCGAAACAGCGGCGGAAAAAAACATGTTTCGCTACCCCATGATGGAAGGACGCTGCCTGATACCGGCAAGCTGGTACTTTGAATGGGAAAAACGAGGCTCAAAAAAGATAAAATATGCCCTGGCGGCTCCTGACAATCGTCCTGTATGGCTTGCCGGGCTATCGAGGAGAGACGCTAAAACAGGAGACTCGCTTTTTGTTATTCTGACACGTCCAGCCTGGTCCGGCATCTCATTTATTCACGATCGGATGCCGGTGATTTTACCAAAAGAAATTCACGATGAGTGGCTTTTTGGCCACGATCCAAAAGGCACCATGAACCGGGCGTCAGATGAAGTTCGCTATAGGCTGGAATAA
- a CDS encoding MalY/PatB family protein: MKYNFDNVIDRSKNRAGKYDERQKKFGTMDVIPLWVADMDFQTAQPIIDACVEKALEGIWGYTYRPDSYFDAILGWQLRRHGWKIDKEKVSWSLGVVPALSSIIKVFTNEGDSVMIQTPVYSEFYDITEAWERKVVENQLIEQEGGWTIDFADFEEKAKDPNVKIFLLCSPHNPLGIVWRKEQLEKMFEICRANDVLMVSDEIHSDLVFHGKKHIPTAMISDEARDHVISCISGTKTFNLAGLQASTNVFPNLEMKAAFDKFWMNLDIHRNNAFSSVAMEAAFNEGEEWLEQLLPYLSENFDFIKDYCEKYIPKIKPNIPDATYLVWLDCRELGLDNEQLRKFMIKEAKLGLNEGYTFGRSLSGFMRLNAACSRSVLVKAMKQLEAAVNRL, translated from the coding sequence ATGAAATACAATTTTGACAACGTGATTGACAGAAGCAAAAACCGCGCGGGAAAATACGATGAGAGGCAGAAGAAGTTTGGCACCATGGATGTGATTCCGCTTTGGGTTGCAGATATGGATTTCCAGACAGCACAGCCAATCATTGATGCATGTGTGGAAAAAGCCTTGGAAGGGATCTGGGGATATACATATCGGCCTGACTCCTATTTTGATGCAATACTTGGCTGGCAGCTTCGCAGACATGGCTGGAAGATTGATAAGGAAAAGGTGAGCTGGAGCTTAGGAGTTGTACCTGCATTGTCTTCCATTATCAAGGTGTTTACTAACGAGGGAGACTCTGTTATGATTCAGACTCCTGTGTATTCTGAATTCTATGATATTACAGAAGCATGGGAAAGAAAGGTGGTCGAAAATCAGCTGATTGAACAGGAGGGAGGCTGGACCATTGATTTTGCAGATTTCGAAGAGAAAGCAAAAGATCCCAACGTAAAAATCTTTCTTCTGTGCAGTCCCCATAATCCTCTTGGCATCGTCTGGAGGAAAGAACAGCTGGAGAAGATGTTTGAAATTTGCCGTGCCAATGATGTGCTGATGGTTTCTGACGAAATACACTCTGACCTGGTGTTTCATGGAAAGAAACATATTCCGACAGCCATGATATCTGACGAAGCCAGAGATCATGTCATAAGCTGTATCTCCGGTACTAAGACATTTAATCTTGCGGGATTGCAGGCATCAACCAATGTTTTCCCCAATCTGGAAATGAAGGCTGCCTTTGATAAGTTCTGGATGAATTTAGACATTCACAGGAACAATGCATTTAGCTCAGTGGCAATGGAAGCGGCGTTTAATGAGGGAGAGGAGTGGTTGGAGCAATTGCTCCCATATCTCTCTGAGAACTTTGATTTTATCAAAGATTATTGTGAGAAATACATTCCGAAAATCAAACCTAATATACCGGATGCCACTTATCTGGTATGGCTGGACTGCCGGGAATTGGGGCTGGATAATGAACAGTTAAGAAAGTTCATGATCAAGGAAGCAAAGCTGGGCTTAAATGAAGGTTATACCTTTGGCCGCAGTCTTTCAGGTTTTATGAGGTTAAATGCCGCATGCTCCCGAAGCGTGCTTGTAAAAGCCATGAAACAGCTGGAGGCCGCGGTAAACCGTCTGTGA
- a CDS encoding S8 family peptidase, whose product MQRVLDENYYDLIAENSIDPIRNEDVNMTLLNEAHHILHVSTHEINICDQRQVPYYSLPELFTPISIIDRGNADIESFRYHSEPAFYGKDIIIGILSTGIDYQHPVFLNADKTTCIISMWDQSEQGGVVPEGFTFGSEYTRDMINQALVSEDPLSVVPSRDINGHGTAIASIIAGRPESNQSFSGIVPESELVIVKLKEAKQNLKQLFFVPDDLLCFQETDLMLGIRYLVTVSENLKRPLVICIALESNQGGHDGISPISTYLNIIAGLPNIGVCIAAGDGGNKERHYFNSTFSQPYYNDFQLNVGSSDKLFFMEIWPYAPSTLSIEVISPLGESTESVDPSLVCKEFTFEQSQSILLINNFVFESGGRNPLILIRFRNPYPGVWHFRALSIENTPFSFHTWLPAGNLISNETFFFESDPDTTVSSPGTTTSPITVTAYNQVNRSILIESSRGYTRIGEVKPDIAAPGYQIPCAVPESQYGVISGTGAAVGYAAGAIAIALEWAGIKRNFVNINGNQIRGLLTFNALRDSDVIYPNKIWGYGILDIENLLNMLLST is encoded by the coding sequence ATGCAAAGGGTTCTGGATGAAAATTATTATGACCTGATTGCTGAAAATTCAATAGATCCGATTCGCAATGAAGATGTTAATATGACTCTATTGAACGAGGCACATCACATATTGCATGTAAGTACACATGAAATAAATATCTGTGATCAAAGACAGGTTCCTTATTATTCTTTACCTGAATTATTTACACCGATATCGATCATTGACAGAGGTAACGCAGATATTGAAAGTTTTCGGTATCATTCTGAGCCTGCTTTCTATGGTAAAGATATTATTATTGGTATTTTAAGCACAGGAATTGATTATCAGCATCCAGTATTTCTTAATGCTGATAAGACTACTTGTATTATTTCTATGTGGGATCAGTCAGAGCAAGGCGGTGTTGTTCCTGAGGGGTTTACCTTTGGCAGTGAATATACCAGAGACATGATTAATCAAGCATTGGTATCAGAAGATCCATTGTCTGTAGTCCCATCCAGGGATATAAATGGACATGGAACAGCTATTGCCAGCATTATTGCTGGCAGACCTGAGTCAAATCAGTCTTTTAGCGGTATTGTACCAGAATCTGAACTTGTAATTGTAAAACTAAAGGAAGCCAAGCAAAATCTTAAACAACTGTTTTTTGTTCCGGATGATTTGCTGTGCTTTCAAGAGACTGATCTAATGCTTGGAATAAGGTATTTAGTTACTGTATCTGAAAACCTAAAACGTCCTTTAGTTATATGCATTGCATTGGAGAGCAACCAAGGTGGTCATGATGGAATCAGCCCTATCAGTACTTATTTAAATATTATTGCAGGATTGCCTAATATAGGAGTTTGTATTGCAGCAGGGGATGGGGGAAACAAAGAAAGGCATTACTTTAACAGCACCTTTTCCCAGCCTTATTATAATGACTTCCAATTAAATGTAGGGAGCAGTGACAAGTTATTTTTCATGGAAATTTGGCCATATGCGCCAAGCACCTTATCTATTGAGGTTATATCACCTTTAGGGGAGTCTACAGAATCAGTTGACCCTTCACTGGTTTGTAAAGAGTTTACTTTTGAGCAAAGTCAGAGTATTCTCCTGATTAATAATTTTGTTTTTGAGAGTGGAGGCAGGAATCCATTAATTTTAATACGTTTTAGAAATCCTTATCCAGGAGTTTGGCATTTTCGGGCTTTAAGCATAGAAAACACACCATTTTCTTTTCATACATGGTTACCAGCTGGAAATCTGATCTCTAACGAGACCTTTTTCTTTGAGTCAGATCCGGATACCACTGTATCTTCACCAGGAACTACTACGAGTCCCATAACTGTTACTGCCTATAATCAAGTTAATAGGAGTATATTGATTGAATCGTCAAGAGGTTATACCAGAATAGGCGAAGTTAAGCCCGATATAGCAGCACCTGGTTACCAGATACCGTGTGCAGTTCCAGAGAGCCAGTATGGAGTGATCAGCGGAACTGGCGCGGCTGTCGGATATGCAGCGGGAGCTATTGCCATAGCCTTGGAGTGGGCTGGTATAAAAAGAAATTTTGTCAATATTAATGGGAATCAAATCAGAGGATTATTAACTTTTAACGCTCTGCGGGATTCTGATGTAATTTATCCAAATAAAATATGGGGATATGGAATATTAGATATTGAAAATTTATTGAATATGCTTTTAAGCACATGA
- a CDS encoding dicarboxylate/amino acid:cation symporter has protein sequence MNKSDIWKSYRFPILLVLGILIGSVFGLVAGEKATIVKPLGDIFLNLMFTIVVPMVLVSISSAVGSMVNMKRLGSILVNLIIVFIGTGAVAAVLVLFAVNIFPPAANTTIAMSAADVGEAASAGDMIVGALTVSDFPDLLSRQNMLPLIIFSVMFGFCVSACGGDESPVGKMLINLNDIIMKMVNLIMKFAPIGLGAYFANLVGEFGPSLIGDYGRSMILYYPLCLVYVVIFFPLYSYIAGGKEGIRRMLKFVPTPAVTAFATQSSMATLPVNLDACDKMGVPKDIREIVLPMGATMHMDGSVLSAIVKIAFLYGVFNQPFTGVGTYAMSIVVAILSAFVLSGAPGGGLVGEMLIVGLFGFPPEAFPLIATLGFLFDPAATCLNSSGDAIASMMVARMVEGKKWINNHLTGSSEELVENPDVTA, from the coding sequence ATGAATAAAAGTGATATTTGGAAAAGCTATCGGTTCCCTATTTTATTGGTGTTGGGAATCTTAATTGGGTCAGTTTTCGGATTGGTTGCAGGAGAGAAAGCTACAATTGTGAAACCCCTCGGTGATATTTTTCTTAACCTGATGTTTACAATCGTTGTACCAATGGTCCTGGTTTCTATTTCAAGTGCAGTGGGAAGCATGGTAAATATGAAACGCCTTGGGAGTATTTTGGTAAATCTCATTATTGTTTTTATCGGCACCGGCGCAGTGGCAGCCGTACTTGTTCTGTTTGCAGTGAACATTTTTCCGCCTGCTGCAAACACCACAATTGCCATGAGCGCAGCAGATGTCGGAGAAGCCGCTTCGGCTGGTGACATGATTGTCGGAGCTCTTACTGTTTCAGATTTTCCGGATCTTTTAAGCCGTCAGAACATGCTTCCGCTGATCATTTTTTCTGTTATGTTTGGATTCTGTGTCAGTGCATGCGGCGGTGACGAGAGTCCAGTTGGAAAAATGCTAATAAACTTAAATGATATCATCATGAAGATGGTTAATTTGATCATGAAGTTTGCTCCCATTGGCCTGGGCGCATATTTTGCCAACTTAGTAGGCGAGTTTGGACCGAGCCTGATTGGTGATTACGGCCGTTCCATGATCTTGTATTATCCGCTCTGCCTGGTTTATGTGGTAATATTCTTTCCATTATATTCCTATATAGCAGGCGGAAAAGAAGGGATTCGCCGTATGCTGAAATTTGTTCCTACTCCGGCAGTGACTGCTTTTGCAACTCAAAGCTCAATGGCCACCCTGCCGGTGAATCTGGATGCATGTGACAAAATGGGAGTCCCAAAGGATATTAGGGAAATTGTTCTTCCCATGGGAGCAACCATGCATATGGATGGTTCGGTGTTATCCGCCATTGTTAAGATTGCATTTTTGTATGGAGTATTTAATCAGCCGTTTACCGGTGTGGGAACTTATGCCATGTCAATTGTTGTAGCGATTTTGTCTGCGTTTGTATTGTCAGGAGCGCCGGGGGGCGGCCTGGTAGGTGAAATGTTGATTGTCGGTCTTTTTGGTTTTCCTCCGGAGGCATTTCCGCTGATTGCAACGTTAGGTTTTCTGTTTGACCCTGCAGCTACCTGCTTAAATTCATCTGGTGATGCTATTGCCTCCATGATGGTAGCCAGAATGGTTGAAGGGAAAAAGTGGATTAATAATCACTTAACAGGGAGCAGCGAAGAATTAGTTGAAAATCCGGATGTTACCGCATAA
- a CDS encoding heavy metal transporter, whose translation MNKIHYDISGIQNSEIKTQLKNALDKIEGISMVNIDVARGSIEVGYNESTDENSIKSCIENVGCSIIS comes from the coding sequence ATGAACAAAATTCATTATGATATATCAGGAATACAGAATTCGGAGATTAAAACTCAGCTTAAAAATGCATTAGATAAAATAGAAGGAATTTCAATGGTTAATATTGATGTGGCAAGAGGTTCCATTGAAGTCGGATATAATGAATCAACGGACGAAAATTCGATTAAATCTTGTATTGAAAACGTTGGATGTAGTATTATAAGCTAA
- a CDS encoding cold-shock protein, translated as MSNYTGVVKWFDNERGYGFISTNEGQDVFVHHSQVKEKTHNKDLHEGESVNFDVRQDEKGLCALNVQKI; from the coding sequence ATGTCTAATTATACTGGTGTAGTTAAATGGTTTGATAACGAAAGAGGCTATGGCTTTATCTCAACCAACGAAGGCCAGGATGTTTTCGTACATCATTCACAAGTCAAAGAAAAGACTCATAATAAAGATTTACACGAGGGCGAGTCTGTTAATTTTGACGTTAGGCAAGATGAAAAAGGCTTATGCGCTTTAAATGTTCAGAAAATATAA
- a CDS encoding MGMT family protein gives MNQFFTQVYDVVERIPRGKVISYGQIAYMLGRPRAAREVGRAMRFCPEYLPWQRVVMADGSIAGGGFPEIRKDMLENEGVPFLPDGRVDMAACLWKGERV, from the coding sequence ATGAATCAATTTTTTACTCAGGTATATGATGTTGTGGAGAGAATTCCCCGCGGTAAGGTGATTTCATACGGACAAATAGCGTATATGCTTGGAAGGCCTCGTGCTGCGCGGGAGGTTGGGCGGGCAATGCGTTTTTGCCCGGAATATTTGCCGTGGCAGCGTGTGGTAATGGCTGACGGCTCCATTGCAGGCGGCGGTTTTCCGGAAATCCGTAAGGACATGTTGGAAAACGAAGGAGTACCCTTTCTCCCGGATGGACGCGTCGATATGGCAGCCTGCCTGTGGAAAGGAGAAAGAGTGTAA
- a CDS encoding SDR family oxidoreductase: protein MYWRLSLADYYSYLGYKEVCQQVPIQFPPQHQSVQPGLETLMVPKPVFDNPDYIGTGKLEDKVALVTGGDSGIGRAVSLAFAKEGADVCIVYYDEHDDAQITKSYVEAQGRKCLLISGDVRDELFCQNAVSETVSSLGRLDVLVNNAGVQFPQDGIENIAVEQMVLTFEVNFFGIFIMTKAVLPHLKDGSTIINTTSVTAYAGNDQLIDYSSTKGAIVSFTRSMARSLVSRGIRVNAVAPGPIWTPLQPSSWPADYIPTFGSNTPMKRAGQPVELAPTYVYLASNDSSFVTGQVLHVDGGQSMQS, encoded by the coding sequence ATGTATTGGAGATTAAGCTTGGCTGATTATTATTCATATTTGGGCTATAAAGAAGTATGCCAACAGGTTCCGATCCAGTTCCCTCCACAGCATCAGTCCGTACAACCAGGATTGGAAACACTTATGGTTCCGAAACCTGTCTTTGACAATCCAGACTATATTGGAACAGGTAAACTGGAAGATAAAGTGGCATTGGTAACGGGAGGAGACAGCGGAATTGGAAGAGCTGTGTCTTTGGCATTTGCAAAGGAAGGCGCTGATGTATGCATCGTTTATTATGACGAGCATGATGATGCGCAAATAACGAAATCCTATGTAGAAGCTCAGGGAAGAAAATGTCTTTTGATCTCAGGAGATGTACGGGACGAATTGTTTTGTCAAAACGCAGTATCCGAAACCGTTTCATCCTTAGGCAGACTTGACGTCCTGGTAAATAATGCAGGTGTGCAGTTTCCGCAAGACGGTATAGAGAACATTGCCGTTGAGCAGATGGTACTTACCTTTGAAGTGAATTTTTTCGGTATTTTCATTATGACAAAAGCAGTCCTGCCCCATTTAAAGGACGGCAGCACCATAATTAATACAACATCCGTTACTGCTTATGCTGGGAATGACCAGTTGATTGATTATTCCAGCACAAAAGGAGCAATTGTCAGCTTCACCCGATCAATGGCCCGTTCCCTGGTGTCTAGAGGCATTCGGGTAAATGCAGTTGCACCAGGTCCAATCTGGACGCCGCTTCAGCCTTCCAGCTGGCCGGCCGACTACATTCCCACGTTTGGTTCCAACACTCCCATGAAAAGAGCAGGGCAGCCGGTAGAGCTTGCCCCGACCTACGTATATCTTGCAAGTAACGATTCCTCATTTGTCACAGGTCAGGTCCTCCATGTGGACGGCGGGCAATCCATGCAATCATAA